One genomic window of Deinococcus deserti VCD115 includes the following:
- a CDS encoding PAS domain S-box protein, whose amino-acid sequence MTHNLPLDVLSGSTPGHLKSGFDLLVQISRNSPQFTFLVGSTRVIEYANPAALQDVGPAVHGRDMCSIVHPEDWPALQCLLERLTPGEDALVSAIRLQNGRGGWQQLTGRVTHLLSDPTVQALLLQLHPQQDRQRETIGRISRALSSSYTMPDVVDAILTIGIDALGAAAGAIRLLSADGQYLELTGSAGYSDTAAATWGRCSLDAEVPAVRAVLQQQPLFLQNEEFKASYPALHHTHVATFQSAAVLPLMTGDRTIGALSLSFNHNQPFGPEDRSFLTTVADLCAPALDRGRLQRELRQEQDWYHTVTRNSSDIATVMGEDGMIHYESGSVTRILGFSTTELLGQNAFTLIHPDDIALTMKVVQGLEAGVPSQPTMFRFRHRDGHWVWLESIAVDLRQEPHVRGILVNSRDVTSNKEVQEANQRAMRALELSERNFRRLALGSGDLVCQHAVDGRIEYSSPAALDVLGCDSQELLNQQPFARAHPDDQPQLHKAFGQRFSPAFEHEKFEYRVQTGSGSWIWLETSFKALRDAQTREITGFISTTRQIEQRKQAEQMLRAQLDRYQQLLEFTASLEQLRHPVELADEALDKCLSLTEYDYGYAFECHEGEIRMVTRSAHAPALEGTPLGTLPFSERVRQALRRQEACFLGPDDAIFEPAEASPRSHWQSMCLLPISQQSELTTVLVFGTDRSVVTSAGTRQLLGNVAARLSHALDRQYHLRQLNTSREETLRALGLALEYRDYETKGHTDRVVALTERLGQALGFAGADLDALRWGAFLHDTGKVAIPDAILLKPGKLTPEEWEVIKRHPSIGYEMLHHIPSLPPATLDVVLYHQERWNGSGYPCGLAGTQIPLAARVFAVVDVYDALTSERPYKAAWPHEEAAMQLRKEAGVKLDAGVVQTFLTVLEQHNAELAAQGT is encoded by the coding sequence ATGACCCACAATCTTCCCCTGGACGTCTTGTCAGGCAGCACACCGGGTCACTTGAAGTCAGGCTTTGACCTGCTGGTTCAGATCAGCAGGAACTCTCCCCAATTTACGTTCCTGGTGGGATCGACCCGCGTCATCGAATATGCCAATCCCGCAGCTCTGCAGGACGTGGGCCCGGCTGTCCATGGCCGCGACATGTGTTCAATCGTGCACCCGGAAGACTGGCCAGCGCTTCAATGCCTGCTTGAACGCCTGACGCCCGGAGAGGATGCCCTGGTCAGCGCCATCCGGCTCCAGAACGGCCGCGGCGGGTGGCAACAGCTGACGGGCCGGGTGACCCACCTTCTTTCCGATCCCACCGTACAGGCCCTGCTGCTCCAGCTGCACCCTCAACAGGACCGTCAGCGCGAGACCATCGGCCGGATCAGCCGCGCCCTGAGCAGCAGCTACACCATGCCTGACGTGGTCGACGCCATCCTGACCATAGGCATTGACGCCCTTGGAGCCGCCGCAGGAGCGATCCGGCTGCTGAGCGCTGACGGGCAGTACCTCGAACTGACCGGCAGCGCCGGGTATTCCGACACCGCTGCCGCCACCTGGGGCCGGTGCAGCCTTGACGCGGAAGTTCCAGCAGTGCGCGCAGTCCTGCAGCAACAGCCGCTGTTTCTGCAGAATGAGGAGTTCAAAGCCAGCTATCCGGCGCTGCACCACACCCATGTGGCGACATTCCAGAGTGCAGCTGTCCTGCCGCTGATGACTGGCGACCGGACCATCGGGGCCCTGTCATTGTCGTTTAACCATAACCAGCCCTTTGGCCCGGAGGACCGGTCATTCCTGACCACAGTGGCAGACCTGTGCGCGCCGGCCCTTGACCGTGGCCGGCTTCAGCGGGAGCTGCGCCAGGAACAGGACTGGTACCACACTGTCACGCGCAACAGCTCCGACATAGCCACAGTGATGGGAGAGGACGGGATGATCCACTACGAAAGTGGCTCGGTGACCCGCATCCTGGGGTTTTCGACAACGGAACTCCTGGGACAAAACGCATTTACGCTGATTCACCCGGACGACATTGCGCTGACCATGAAAGTTGTTCAGGGCCTGGAGGCTGGTGTTCCGTCACAGCCAACGATGTTCCGCTTCAGACACCGCGATGGTCACTGGGTGTGGCTGGAGAGCATTGCTGTAGACCTGCGTCAGGAACCCCATGTCCGCGGCATCCTGGTGAACTCACGCGACGTGACATCCAACAAGGAGGTTCAGGAGGCCAATCAGCGCGCCATGCGTGCTCTGGAACTCAGCGAGCGCAACTTCCGGCGGCTGGCCCTGGGCAGCGGCGATCTGGTGTGCCAGCACGCGGTTGATGGCCGGATCGAGTACAGTTCGCCTGCGGCCCTGGACGTTCTGGGATGTGACAGTCAGGAGCTACTCAACCAGCAGCCTTTCGCCCGGGCACATCCGGACGACCAGCCACAACTGCACAAGGCTTTTGGCCAGCGCTTCAGTCCAGCATTCGAGCACGAAAAATTCGAGTACCGGGTACAGACCGGCTCCGGGTCCTGGATCTGGCTGGAAACCAGCTTCAAAGCGCTGCGGGACGCCCAGACCCGCGAGATCACCGGATTTATCAGCACCACGCGGCAGATCGAACAGCGCAAACAGGCCGAGCAGATGCTTCGTGCCCAGCTGGACCGGTATCAGCAGCTGCTGGAGTTCACCGCTTCTCTCGAACAGCTGCGCCATCCTGTGGAGCTGGCTGACGAGGCCCTCGACAAGTGCCTGAGCCTGACCGAATACGACTATGGGTACGCCTTTGAATGCCATGAAGGAGAGATCCGGATGGTGACCCGTTCCGCTCATGCACCTGCGCTGGAGGGAACACCTTTGGGCACCCTGCCGTTCTCAGAGCGGGTTCGCCAGGCCCTGCGGCGTCAGGAAGCGTGTTTCCTCGGGCCCGACGACGCCATCTTCGAGCCGGCTGAAGCCAGCCCCCGGAGCCACTGGCAGTCAATGTGCCTTCTTCCGATCAGCCAGCAGAGCGAGCTGACGACTGTTCTGGTGTTCGGAACAGACCGTTCGGTGGTCACCAGTGCCGGCACCCGCCAGTTGCTGGGCAATGTGGCCGCGCGGCTGAGCCACGCCCTGGACCGGCAGTACCATCTGAGACAGCTCAACACCTCGCGCGAGGAAACGTTGCGTGCCCTGGGTCTGGCCCTGGAATACCGTGACTACGAGACCAAGGGGCACACCGACCGGGTCGTGGCGCTGACCGAGCGCCTGGGTCAGGCGCTTGGCTTCGCTGGCGCCGATCTCGACGCACTCCGCTGGGGCGCATTCCTGCACGATACCGGCAAGGTGGCCATTCCGGATGCCATCCTGCTCAAGCCCGGCAAGCTGACACCAGAAGAGTGGGAGGTCATCAAACGCCATCCGAGCATCGGCTATGAGATGCTTCACCATATTCCCTCGCTGCCGCCGGCAACCCTGGATGTCGTGCTGTACCACCAGGAACGCTGGAATGGG
- a CDS encoding SDR family oxidoreductase produces MSTSGQKPVQSNMNRLDLWIGIECTFNRVRETYLNQLEVCGHHERLDDLNLLSTLGAKCIRYPVLWEQVAPESLEQLDWSWTDARLERLRELDMQPIATLLHHGSGPRYTSLLDPEFPEKLAVYAGQVARRYPWLRTYTPVNEPLTTARFSGLYGIWYPHHATDDAFVRMLLNECRGTVLAMRAIREVQPEAQLIQTEDLAKVHATPAMQPQADFQNHRRWLAYDLLCGLLDETHPLWDYLTRSGATAEELLWFRENPCPPDVIGVDYYLTSERFLDERRERYLAHHCNDTHADIEAVRVYHNHSGIKQLLRETWERYGLPIAVTEAHLGSSREEQLRWFEEIWQAAEEVKAEGVDMRAVTSWAALGSYDWNILHTEFRGYYEPGAFDVRSPVPRPTALAKVLRARAQGVAPEHPSLVSPGFWRRPDRFFYPPVGNPGPVPAARGPVRPLLILGTGRLGQVVARLCHDRGLDHRLLSPADIDITNQPALEALFEAERPWAVINTLGYGKIDQAELEHQEFWLTHSVGAALLAQVCERRGVQLLTFSSDQVFGGDGEAPYHELDVASPVNVYGRAKLESERQVLANHPTALIVRSSAVFGSGTGRGLLSEALRTLQTGETVLVDQDHRFSPTYLPDLVHTSLDLLIDGESGVWHLVNTGESTWAEMVGRLAHAGGLPDHRIRAASARELGWVAPRPRYSALRSDRAQLLPSLDHALDRYLDGWVRAGRR; encoded by the coding sequence ATGAGTACCTCAGGTCAGAAGCCGGTCCAGAGCAACATGAATCGTCTGGACCTGTGGATTGGAATCGAATGCACCTTCAACCGGGTGCGTGAGACCTACCTCAACCAGCTGGAGGTCTGCGGTCATCATGAGCGCCTCGATGACCTGAATCTGCTGTCCACGCTCGGCGCAAAATGCATCCGGTATCCCGTGCTGTGGGAACAGGTGGCGCCGGAATCGCTCGAACAGTTGGACTGGTCCTGGACCGACGCGCGGCTTGAGCGCCTGCGGGAACTGGACATGCAGCCGATTGCGACCCTGCTCCACCACGGCAGCGGCCCACGCTACACCAGCCTGCTTGACCCCGAATTTCCTGAAAAGCTGGCAGTGTATGCGGGGCAGGTAGCCCGGCGATATCCCTGGCTGCGCACCTATACACCAGTCAACGAGCCCCTGACCACTGCGCGCTTCAGTGGCCTGTACGGGATCTGGTACCCACACCACGCCACCGACGATGCGTTTGTGCGGATGCTGCTCAACGAATGCCGCGGCACCGTTCTTGCCATGCGGGCCATCCGCGAGGTGCAGCCCGAAGCCCAGCTGATTCAGACCGAGGATCTGGCCAAGGTGCACGCCACCCCAGCCATGCAGCCTCAGGCAGATTTCCAGAATCATCGCCGCTGGCTCGCCTATGACCTGCTGTGTGGTCTGCTTGATGAGACCCATCCGCTGTGGGACTACCTCACCCGGTCGGGCGCCACTGCCGAAGAGCTGCTCTGGTTCCGTGAAAATCCCTGCCCGCCGGACGTGATCGGCGTGGACTACTACCTGACCAGTGAACGTTTCCTGGACGAGCGCCGCGAGCGTTACCTGGCCCATCACTGCAACGACACGCACGCCGACATCGAAGCGGTGCGGGTCTATCACAACCACTCGGGTATCAAGCAGCTGCTGCGTGAAACCTGGGAACGCTACGGACTGCCGATCGCCGTGACTGAAGCCCACCTGGGCAGCAGCCGGGAAGAACAGTTGCGCTGGTTCGAGGAGATCTGGCAGGCAGCCGAAGAGGTCAAGGCCGAAGGCGTCGATATGCGGGCTGTCACGTCCTGGGCGGCGCTGGGCAGTTACGACTGGAACATTCTGCACACCGAGTTCAGGGGCTACTACGAACCCGGCGCGTTTGACGTGCGCTCTCCGGTGCCGCGCCCCACCGCACTGGCCAAGGTGCTCCGCGCCCGGGCGCAGGGCGTGGCTCCCGAACATCCCAGCCTGGTGTCCCCCGGCTTCTGGCGGCGGCCCGACCGCTTCTTCTATCCGCCGGTGGGGAATCCTGGGCCTGTGCCTGCAGCCCGCGGTCCCGTTCGGCCTCTGCTGATACTGGGCACTGGTCGCCTCGGGCAGGTTGTCGCCCGGCTCTGTCATGACCGCGGCCTGGATCACCGCCTGCTGAGTCCGGCCGACATCGACATCACCAATCAGCCCGCGCTTGAAGCGCTGTTTGAAGCCGAGCGCCCATGGGCGGTTATCAATACGCTGGGTTACGGCAAGATCGACCAGGCGGAGCTTGAGCATCAGGAGTTCTGGCTGACCCACAGCGTGGGCGCGGCTCTGCTGGCACAGGTATGCGAGCGGCGCGGCGTGCAGCTGCTGACCTTTTCCTCGGACCAGGTCTTTGGAGGTGACGGCGAGGCGCCCTACCATGAACTCGACGTGGCCTCCCCGGTGAATGTCTATGGCCGCGCCAAGCTCGAATCGGAGCGTCAGGTCCTGGCCAACCATCCTACCGCCCTGATTGTCCGCAGCTCCGCAGTGTTCGGCTCCGGTACGGGCCGGGGGCTGCTGTCTGAGGCGCTCAGGACCCTGCAGACCGGGGAAACGGTTCTGGTAGACCAGGACCACCGCTTTTCGCCCACCTACCTGCCGGATCTGGTGCACACCAGCCTGGATCTGCTGATCGACGGTGAGTCCGGTGTCTGGCACCTGGTGAATACGGGTGAAAGCACCTGGGCCGAGATGGTCGGGCGCCTGGCGCACGCCGGAGGCCTGCCGGATCACCGGATTCGTGCGGCTTCTGCCCGCGAACTCGGCTGGGTGGCCCCGCGGCCCCGCTACAGCGCGCTGCGCAGCGACCGGGCACAACTGCTGCCCAGTCTGGACCACGCCCTCGACCGCTATCTCGACGGCTGGGTGCGCGCCGGACGTCGCTGA
- a CDS encoding sucrase ferredoxin — translation MTAVVSRLPLCADISRQAGEDPIGTAPFWQEVTVLELDIPQWAQLRNPDAWTDEQRGIFEALRGRVEASGAGFGLLMSAPATRGAPLRVRHYRQGPGGFVRRDYLSSVSQDEWARGLHDTLLNPRCLQGWTEQDVSVGSDFHVCTHGTVDAACGKYGAPVHQALDAAGVRAWRTGHFGGHRFAATAVELPSGYLWAHLSPDLALRVAAREVHPAELRAHLRGFAGLPPLAQVVDRELLMRHGWAWTQARRRAEIQGTEVRLHYDLHGRQGTVRATVEEAAALRLPGSSHKPERTDVRQYCVTAMDQDWWS, via the coding sequence ATGACGGCGGTTGTTTCACGGCTGCCCCTCTGCGCCGACATCTCACGGCAAGCCGGTGAGGACCCAATCGGGACGGCCCCGTTCTGGCAGGAAGTCACGGTGCTGGAGCTGGACATTCCACAGTGGGCACAACTGCGCAACCCCGACGCCTGGACGGATGAGCAGCGAGGAATCTTCGAAGCGTTACGTGGACGTGTAGAAGCCTCCGGAGCCGGTTTCGGTCTGCTGATGAGCGCGCCTGCCACACGTGGGGCTCCACTTCGCGTGCGGCACTACCGCCAGGGTCCTGGCGGTTTTGTGCGCCGTGATTATCTCTCTTCGGTCTCCCAGGACGAGTGGGCCCGGGGCCTCCACGACACGCTGCTTAACCCCAGGTGTCTGCAGGGATGGACAGAGCAAGACGTTTCAGTGGGCAGCGATTTCCACGTCTGCACGCACGGGACGGTGGACGCCGCATGCGGGAAGTACGGCGCGCCTGTGCATCAGGCGCTCGACGCTGCCGGAGTCAGGGCCTGGCGGACCGGACATTTTGGAGGCCACCGGTTTGCAGCCACCGCCGTGGAGCTGCCCTCAGGGTATCTGTGGGCCCATCTGAGTCCTGACCTGGCACTGCGAGTGGCCGCCCGGGAAGTGCATCCGGCCGAACTTCGCGCGCACCTGCGGGGGTTTGCCGGTCTGCCGCCTCTGGCGCAGGTCGTGGACCGTGAACTGCTGATGCGCCACGGGTGGGCCTGGACCCAGGCGCGGCGCCGGGCTGAAATTCAGGGAACCGAGGTCCGGCTGCACTACGACCTTCATGGCCGGCAGGGCACTGTCCGTGCGACGGTCGAGGAGGCCGCTGCCCTGCGCCTGCCGGGTTCCAGCCACAAACCCGAACGTACTGATGTCCGCCAGTACTGCGTTACGGCCATGGACCAGGACTGGTGGTCATGA
- a CDS encoding FecCD family ABC transporter permease, whose protein sequence is MNALRLIPLRPAALVLAVATLSLILLCSLALGATDIPFGRVLELLRRPDDSTDSLVVQTLRLPRTLVAALAGAGLGVSGLLLQGVTRNPLADPGILGVEAGGALAILLMVVFFPASPAVLFVPAAFVGGVLAALLAYSAARSVGVTPLRLALAGVAVAYLVSAVSRSIQLLFEDRAQGALFALSGSVAGRNWDQLFQVAPWMLLGLLLALLLTPRVNVLALGDDVSRGLGLHTGRDSAAITGLGVLLAAASVSVVGPVGFVGLIVPHAARALAGPDHRFSLPLAALLGAAFLTAADIAARLIDRPAETPVGLLVAAAGAPFFVLLARRIGRK, encoded by the coding sequence ATGAACGCCCTGCGTCTCATCCCCCTGCGCCCGGCAGCCCTGGTCCTGGCGGTGGCCACGCTGTCATTGATTCTGCTGTGCTCGCTGGCACTGGGCGCCACTGACATCCCGTTCGGCCGCGTTCTGGAACTGCTGCGCCGCCCTGACGACAGCACCGACAGTCTGGTGGTACAGACCCTGCGTCTGCCCCGGACCCTGGTGGCTGCCCTGGCTGGCGCCGGGCTGGGGGTCTCGGGACTACTGCTGCAGGGCGTGACGCGCAATCCTCTGGCCGACCCTGGGATTCTCGGGGTAGAGGCGGGGGGCGCTCTGGCCATTTTGCTGATGGTTGTGTTCTTTCCTGCCTCGCCGGCAGTTCTGTTTGTTCCTGCCGCATTTGTCGGTGGCGTGCTGGCGGCCCTGCTGGCCTACAGTGCGGCGCGGAGCGTGGGCGTGACCCCCTTGCGGCTGGCCCTTGCCGGGGTGGCGGTGGCCTATCTGGTGTCTGCCGTCAGCCGCAGTATCCAGCTGCTGTTTGAGGACCGCGCGCAGGGCGCCCTGTTTGCGCTGTCGGGCTCGGTCGCCGGCCGGAACTGGGACCAGTTGTTTCAGGTCGCGCCCTGGATGCTGCTGGGTCTGCTGCTGGCGCTGCTGCTCACGCCCCGGGTGAATGTCCTGGCCCTGGGTGACGACGTTTCACGTGGTCTGGGGCTGCACACCGGCCGCGACAGCGCAGCCATTACCGGACTGGGCGTGCTGCTGGCCGCCGCGTCGGTCAGCGTGGTCGGGCCGGTAGGGTTTGTCGGTCTGATTGTTCCGCACGCCGCACGCGCCCTGGCGGGGCCGGATCACCGCTTCAGCCTGCCCCTCGCCGCCCTGCTGGGAGCCGCCTTTCTGACCGCCGCAGACATCGCTGCGCGGCTGATCGACCGGCCTGCCGAGACGCCGGTCGGCCTGCTGGTCGCGGCGGCTGGAGCCCCTTTTTTCGTACTGCTGGCCCGGCGCATCGGCCGTAAATAA
- a CDS encoding ABC transporter substrate-binding protein, which yields MTRTSLTVTLLASLALTTAEAVSVKHEGGTLTLSTPARRVIALEYSFVDTLVALGVKPTGATLGTQGGDRGAPPYLAPRLAGVASTGSRAQPSLETIAAAQPDLILADAFVHRTLVAALGRVGPTAAFHSRRGSLDDLNAQTIAIGQLVGREAAARRLIAEQQGLIQKARVFARKNAPAFVAAVATPTGLTVHTNQSFVGSFVEALGRRNALPVKDDKTQYEISLEGLVALNPQTLVLFTAPDETAITDRWKTSPLWQKLPAVQRGRVYEFDRDNWTRGRGPAALKLMVAQTIESRLLQDGVPAQGYRFR from the coding sequence ATGACCAGAACTTCCCTGACTGTGACCCTTCTCGCCTCCCTTGCCCTGACCACTGCTGAGGCGGTGAGCGTCAAACACGAAGGCGGAACACTTACCCTTTCCACGCCGGCCCGTCGGGTGATTGCCCTGGAATATTCCTTTGTGGACACCCTGGTTGCCCTGGGCGTCAAACCCACCGGCGCCACACTGGGCACGCAGGGAGGTGACCGTGGGGCGCCCCCTTATCTGGCGCCCCGTCTGGCCGGGGTTGCCTCTACCGGGAGCCGCGCGCAGCCCAGTCTGGAAACGATCGCTGCGGCACAGCCGGACCTAATTCTGGCCGACGCCTTTGTCCACCGAACCCTGGTGGCTGCCCTGGGCCGAGTGGGACCCACCGCGGCTTTTCACAGCCGGCGCGGCAGCCTGGATGACCTGAATGCCCAGACCATTGCGATTGGGCAGCTGGTGGGCCGCGAAGCCGCCGCACGTCGCCTGATTGCCGAGCAGCAGGGCCTGATCCAGAAGGCGCGCGTCTTCGCCAGAAAGAATGCTCCTGCTTTCGTCGCTGCCGTGGCGACTCCGACCGGGCTGACGGTCCACACCAACCAGAGTTTCGTCGGGAGTTTTGTCGAAGCGCTGGGTCGCCGTAATGCGCTGCCGGTCAAGGACGACAAGACGCAGTACGAAATCTCACTTGAAGGCCTTGTGGCCCTCAATCCGCAGACTCTGGTGCTGTTCACCGCACCTGACGAGACCGCCATCACCGACCGCTGGAAGACCAGCCCGCTGTGGCAGAAGTTGCCAGCTGTGCAGCGTGGCCGGGTCTATGAATTCGATCGTGACAACTGGACCCGGGGACGGGGGCCGGCAGCCCTGAAACTGATGGTCGCCCAGACCATCGAAAGCCGCCTGCTTCAGGACGGGGTGCCGGCCCAGGGGTACCGCTTCCGGTGA
- a CDS encoding FecCD family ABC transporter permease: MTAARYTTPRAWAVLLILLGLTLGLAVAALGLGAVRTPAGDVVSALLGGADDLTRQLVLELRAPRIGLAVLCGALFAASGAVMQGVIRNPLASPDVIGVGAGAGLAATLFLLAWPGAPAGGLPWAALTGAWGGFGLVMLLARDRQVSGLHPVRLALVGVAVAAALGAAQQLVLVRAPEGLGTALSFLTGTVYGADHARLMRVLPWALLLPAALLLSRTLDVLNLGEDLATSLGTRVNAMRLLCLSVAVAMAAAAVTGAGILGFVGLLAPHLARLLVGARHARVLPVSMMLGALLVLAADTLGRALLPPTEVPAGIFTTLIGAPYFLYLLRRAA; the protein is encoded by the coding sequence GTGACCGCCGCGAGATACACCACGCCCCGCGCCTGGGCGGTTCTGCTGATCCTGCTGGGATTAACCCTGGGCCTGGCAGTGGCCGCGCTGGGTCTGGGAGCGGTGCGCACTCCCGCCGGAGACGTGGTCTCCGCCCTGCTGGGAGGAGCCGACGACCTGACCCGGCAGCTGGTGCTGGAGCTTCGGGCACCGCGCATCGGCCTAGCCGTGCTGTGCGGCGCCCTGTTTGCGGCCTCCGGCGCGGTGATGCAGGGGGTGATCCGCAATCCCCTGGCCTCGCCGGATGTGATCGGTGTCGGCGCTGGCGCTGGCCTGGCGGCCACGCTGTTTCTGCTGGCCTGGCCGGGCGCGCCTGCGGGCGGTTTGCCGTGGGCCGCCCTGACCGGGGCCTGGGGAGGGTTTGGCCTGGTGATGCTGCTGGCACGGGACCGGCAGGTTTCGGGCCTGCATCCGGTGCGGCTGGCCCTGGTGGGGGTGGCGGTAGCGGCCGCGCTGGGAGCAGCGCAGCAACTGGTGCTGGTCCGGGCGCCGGAAGGACTGGGAACCGCGCTGTCGTTTCTGACGGGAACGGTCTACGGCGCTGACCACGCGCGGCTGATGCGGGTGCTGCCCTGGGCCCTGCTGCTGCCTGCCGCGCTGCTGCTGTCGCGCACGCTTGACGTGCTGAACCTGGGTGAGGACCTGGCGACCAGCCTGGGAACCCGCGTGAATGCCATGCGGCTGCTGTGTCTTTCGGTCGCTGTGGCCATGGCGGCCGCGGCTGTGACGGGGGCCGGCATTCTGGGCTTCGTAGGGCTGCTGGCCCCGCACCTCGCGCGGCTGCTGGTCGGAGCAAGGCACGCCCGAGTGCTGCCGGTCAGTATGATGCTGGGCGCCCTGCTGGTTCTGGCGGCCGACACCCTGGGCCGCGCCCTGTTGCCCCCCACCGAAGTGCCGGCCGGCATTTTCACCACCCTGATCGGCGCCCCCTACTTCCTGTACCTGCTGCGCAGGGCCGCATGA
- a CDS encoding ABC transporter ATP-binding protein, whose product MTEAPLSTRSLRLSYGANIIVPQLDLQVAGGKITSIIGPNGCGKSTLLRALARLQPASSGEIQLYGQALHALPGREVARRLAILPQGPAAPEGLSVEDLVWFGRHPHQGRFPVRREVDRQAVQWALAQTGMTIFAGRTLDALSGGQRQRAWIAMSLAQQTDILLLDEPTTYLDLSHQLEVLHLAQHLNAEQGKTVVMVLHDLNQAVRYSHEIIAMKGGEIYAQGPAEDVMTPELLRDIFGLKAHLLLDPDTGRPHIIPYGLTR is encoded by the coding sequence ATGACCGAAGCTCCACTGTCCACCCGTAGCCTGCGCCTGAGCTACGGCGCCAACATCATCGTGCCTCAGCTGGATCTTCAGGTGGCGGGCGGCAAGATCACCAGCATCATCGGCCCAAACGGTTGCGGGAAGAGCACGCTGCTGCGGGCCCTGGCCCGCCTGCAACCGGCCAGCTCAGGCGAGATTCAGCTGTACGGACAGGCCCTGCATGCGCTGCCTGGGCGAGAGGTGGCCCGCCGGCTGGCCATCCTTCCGCAGGGCCCGGCGGCGCCGGAGGGCCTGAGTGTCGAGGATCTGGTGTGGTTCGGTCGCCATCCGCATCAGGGCCGTTTCCCGGTGCGCCGCGAGGTTGACCGGCAGGCCGTGCAGTGGGCCCTGGCACAGACCGGAATGACCATTTTCGCGGGCCGGACACTTGATGCCCTGTCCGGCGGACAGCGTCAGCGCGCCTGGATTGCCATGAGTCTGGCCCAGCAGACGGACATTCTGCTGCTTGACGAGCCCACAACCTACCTGGACCTGTCTCACCAGCTTGAAGTGCTGCACCTCGCCCAGCACCTGAACGCCGAACAGGGCAAGACCGTGGTGATGGTGCTGCACGACCTGAATCAGGCGGTGCGGTACAGCCACGAGATCATTGCCATGAAGGGCGGCGAAATCTACGCCCAGGGCCCGGCTGAGGACGTCATGACCCCGGAACTGCTGCGCGACATTTTTGGCCTGAAGGCGCATCTGCTGCTGGACCCGGATACCGGCCGGCCGCACATCATTCCTTATGGTCTGACACGGTAG
- a CDS encoding peptidase MA family metallohydrolase, with protein MPSLRFGGNAVAVAVLLAVSSVQAAAPDSPAGLVQAMQETLLRRDAAGYLALVDQRDQMFATEHRRFVEDWVARPPQDVRLTLTNVRQSGDQTLGQLRWSWRTAANVQRDVTVTSAFRQIDGGWRYAGEAFPVVLAEGQVLAQSGQEDVARAIAADLDSTLKLVGRVLGYGPAQPPVVKVYDSYAALSASVQLSLQPVGGWNEPGEAIKLAAPRWPESRATLAHELAHAAVFSRFGEGQSRIPWWLHEGVAHFAASGIWTEQARASYLQRSAAWHRQGRLVPWDRLSNFETTPGDLWPHVYGQGYAFVRFAADRYGMPRLTAFMQELASGQTIQVAASRAFGSTFDRVDQDWKIWLGTQAVSTVTSRPPLP; from the coding sequence GTGCCTTCTCTACGGTTTGGTGGCAACGCTGTAGCAGTTGCAGTCCTTCTGGCGGTCAGCAGCGTACAGGCGGCTGCACCGGATTCGCCTGCCGGACTTGTGCAGGCCATGCAGGAAACGCTTCTTCGCCGCGACGCTGCCGGATACCTCGCGCTGGTCGACCAGCGCGACCAGATGTTTGCCACTGAGCACCGGCGCTTCGTGGAGGACTGGGTGGCCCGGCCGCCCCAGGATGTCCGGCTCACGCTGACGAATGTGCGCCAGAGCGGGGATCAGACGCTGGGCCAGTTGCGCTGGTCCTGGCGTACAGCGGCCAACGTGCAGCGTGACGTCACGGTCACCTCAGCCTTCCGGCAGATTGACGGCGGCTGGCGGTATGCCGGCGAAGCCTTTCCCGTTGTGCTGGCAGAAGGACAGGTCCTGGCCCAGTCTGGACAGGAGGACGTAGCCAGGGCCATCGCCGCGGATCTTGACAGCACCCTGAAGCTGGTCGGACGCGTGCTGGGCTATGGTCCGGCCCAGCCACCGGTGGTCAAGGTCTATGACAGCTATGCGGCCCTTTCAGCCAGTGTCCAGCTCAGCCTGCAGCCGGTCGGCGGCTGGAACGAGCCGGGCGAGGCCATCAAACTGGCTGCCCCACGCTGGCCCGAGTCGCGGGCCACACTCGCGCATGAACTGGCACACGCCGCTGTCTTTTCCCGCTTCGGCGAGGGCCAGAGCCGCATTCCCTGGTGGTTGCACGAGGGGGTGGCGCATTTCGCGGCATCGGGTATCTGGACGGAGCAGGCGCGCGCCAGCTACCTGCAGCGCAGCGCCGCATGGCACCGCCAGGGCCGGCTGGTCCCCTGGGACCGCTTATCGAACTTCGAGACGACGCCCGGTGACCTGTGGCCTCACGTGTACGGCCAGGGCTACGCTTTTGTCCGCTTTGCCGCAGACCGCTACGGAATGCCCCGTCTGACTGCCTTTATGCAGGAGCTGGCCTCGGGCCAGACGATACAGGTGGCCGCCTCGCGGGCCTTCGGCTCGACCTTTGACCGGGTAGATCAGGACTGGAAAATCTGGCTGGGGACGCAGGCCGTCAGTACCGTCACCTCGCGCCCGCCACTTCCCTGA